From Pseudomonas hefeiensis, one genomic window encodes:
- a CDS encoding GlxA family transcriptional regulator codes for MQNPPKTVHVLAFANVQVLDVTGPLQVFASANDLARQQGLPLPYAPTVIAAGGGAVMSSAGLTLLAEPLPSEGSDTLLIAGGWGVYEAAKDTALVAWVRDHGLRSRRVASVCTGAFLLAASGWLDGRRVVTHWTRCEQLARQHPQLRVEPNPIFINDGPVWTSAGVTAGIDLALALVEDDLGRAIALEVARQLVVFLKRPGGQSQFSVTLSLQNQGSRFDDLHAWIAENLTLDLGLPNLAAEAGMSERSFVRHYRADTGQTPARAVELIRVETARRLLADSALSIKRVAVQCGFGSEETLRRSFLRAMGVTPQAYRERFAVSLQADPAMP; via the coding sequence ATGCAAAATCCACCGAAAACCGTTCATGTATTGGCCTTCGCCAACGTGCAGGTGCTGGATGTCACCGGGCCCTTGCAGGTCTTTGCTTCGGCCAATGATCTGGCACGCCAGCAAGGCTTGCCGTTGCCTTACGCGCCGACCGTGATAGCTGCCGGCGGCGGGGCGGTGATGTCGTCGGCGGGGCTGACGCTGCTGGCCGAGCCGCTGCCGAGCGAAGGCAGCGATACATTGCTCATCGCTGGCGGTTGGGGGGTGTACGAGGCGGCAAAGGACACGGCGCTGGTGGCTTGGGTCAGGGACCATGGCCTGCGCTCGCGACGCGTGGCGTCGGTGTGTACCGGGGCGTTCCTGCTGGCCGCCAGCGGTTGGTTGGACGGACGGCGAGTGGTCACACACTGGACCCGTTGTGAACAACTGGCCAGGCAGCACCCGCAACTGCGGGTCGAACCCAACCCGATTTTTATCAACGACGGTCCGGTCTGGACTTCGGCCGGGGTTACGGCCGGCATCGACCTGGCGTTGGCCCTGGTGGAAGACGATTTAGGCCGCGCCATCGCCCTGGAAGTCGCCCGGCAACTGGTGGTGTTCCTCAAGCGTCCGGGCGGGCAATCACAATTCAGCGTGACCTTGTCACTGCAGAATCAGGGCAGTCGTTTTGACGACCTGCACGCCTGGATCGCGGAAAACCTCACCCTGGACCTGGGCTTGCCGAATCTGGCGGCCGAGGCGGGGATGAGCGAGCGCAGTTTCGTGCGTCACTACCGCGCCGACACCGGCCAGACGCCGGCACGGGCGGTGGAACTGATTCGCGTGGAGACCGCCCGCCGGCTGTTGGCCGACTCTGCACTGTCGATCAAACGGGTAGCAGTGCAATGCGGCTTTGGCAGCGAAGAAACCCTGCGTCGCAGTTTCCTGCGGGCCATGGGCGTGACGCCCCAGGCATATCGCGAGCGTTTCGCGGTCAGCCTTCAAGCAGATCCAGCAATGCCCTGA
- a CDS encoding SRPBCC family protein → MHSSDRIERKILLKAPRSQVWRALANAEAFGQWFGVALEGKRFVAGDRTQGQITYPGYEHLIWDVAVERVEPERVFSFRWHPYAIEPQVDYSQEPETRVQFELEDMDGGTLLKVVESGFNGIPEARRLKAFRMDSRGWDEQMANIEAFLAKA, encoded by the coding sequence ATGCATTCATCCGATCGCATCGAAAGAAAAATTCTGCTCAAGGCACCGCGCTCTCAGGTCTGGCGGGCCTTGGCCAATGCCGAAGCCTTCGGTCAGTGGTTCGGCGTCGCGCTTGAGGGCAAGCGATTTGTCGCGGGCGACCGTACCCAGGGGCAGATCACCTATCCAGGCTATGAACACCTCATCTGGGACGTTGCGGTAGAGCGGGTCGAGCCGGAGCGGGTTTTTTCGTTTCGTTGGCATCCGTACGCCATTGAACCGCAGGTGGACTACTCCCAGGAACCGGAAACGAGGGTTCAGTTCGAACTTGAAGACATGGATGGCGGCACTTTGCTCAAAGTGGTGGAGTCGGGTTTTAACGGTATCCCTGAGGCGCGCCGACTTAAGGCTTTTCGTATGGACAGCCGTGGCTGGGACGAGCAGATGGCGAACATCGAAGCATTCCTGGCCAAGGCCTGA
- the inhA gene encoding isonitrile hydratase, producing the protein MALQIGFLLFPQLQQLDLTGPYDVLASLPDVKVHLIWKDLAPVTASTGLVLLPTTTFQDCPKLDVICIPGGSGVGPLMEDEQTLTFIKQQAAHAQYITSVCTGSLVLGAAGLLRGKRATTHWAYHSLLQPLGATPVKERVVRDGNLFTGGGITAGIDFALTLAAELFDQDTAELVQLQLEYAPAPPFTAGCPDTAPTQVLDEAKRRAAESFRVRSQITQRAAARLALQ; encoded by the coding sequence ATGGCGTTGCAGATCGGTTTTCTGTTATTCCCCCAGCTTCAACAACTGGACCTCACCGGCCCTTATGACGTGCTGGCCTCGCTACCAGACGTGAAGGTGCACCTGATCTGGAAAGACCTGGCCCCAGTCACCGCCAGCACCGGACTGGTGTTACTACCGACCACCACGTTCCAAGACTGTCCGAAGCTCGATGTGATCTGCATCCCAGGTGGCAGCGGTGTCGGGCCGTTGATGGAAGACGAGCAGACGTTGACTTTCATCAAGCAACAGGCGGCCCACGCTCAATACATCACCTCCGTGTGCACCGGCTCACTGGTGCTTGGTGCGGCGGGCCTGTTGCGGGGTAAACGGGCCACCACCCACTGGGCCTATCACAGTTTGCTGCAACCCCTGGGCGCCACACCGGTCAAGGAGCGCGTGGTACGCGACGGCAACCTGTTCACCGGGGGTGGCATCACCGCCGGGATCGATTTTGCCTTGACCCTGGCGGCCGAACTGTTCGACCAAGACACCGCCGAACTGGTCCAGCTACAGCTTGAATACGCCCCGGCCCCGCCGTTCACCGCCGGCTGCCCGGACACCGCGCCGACCCAAGTGTTGGATGAAGCCAAACGGCGCGCAGCAGAGTCGTTTCGAGTGCGCTCGCAGATTACTCAACGAGCAGCGGCACGATTGGCGCTGCAATAA
- a CDS encoding alpha/beta fold hydrolase: protein MNQAPRINFAVTPLLRIAYEEHGPASGAPVILLHGFPYDPRAFDEVAPALALRGYWVIVPYLRGYGPTRFNNPSILRSGQQAALAQDLLDLMQALAIPQAALCGYDWGGRAACIVAALWPERVRCLVTGDGYNLQDIPRSAQPLAPETEHRLWYQYYFHSARGVEGLTQNRRELCQLLWRLWSPTWKRGTALFPLSAPSFDNPDFVEVVIHSYRHRFMYAPGDPTLEWMEERLTAQPAISVPSISLCGADDGVGPAVEFDEDAEHFSGFYERRVLSGVGHNIPQEAPQATLRALLDLLEG from the coding sequence ATGAACCAGGCGCCCAGAATCAACTTCGCGGTGACGCCTCTGCTGCGCATCGCCTACGAAGAGCACGGCCCCGCCAGCGGTGCGCCGGTCATTCTGCTCCACGGTTTCCCTTACGACCCCAGGGCCTTTGATGAAGTCGCACCGGCCCTGGCCCTGCGCGGCTATTGGGTCATCGTGCCGTACCTGCGCGGCTACGGCCCGACCCGGTTCAATAACCCGAGCATCCTGCGTTCCGGCCAGCAAGCGGCGCTGGCCCAGGATCTGCTGGACCTGATGCAGGCACTCGCCATCCCTCAAGCAGCGTTGTGCGGCTACGACTGGGGCGGTCGGGCCGCGTGTATCGTGGCGGCGTTGTGGCCCGAACGGGTTCGCTGCTTGGTGACCGGGGATGGCTATAACTTGCAGGACATTCCCCGCTCGGCACAGCCGCTGGCCCCTGAGACCGAGCACAGATTGTGGTACCAGTATTACTTCCATAGCGCTCGCGGCGTCGAGGGCCTGACGCAGAACCGGCGCGAACTGTGCCAGTTGCTCTGGCGCCTGTGGTCACCCACCTGGAAGCGCGGCACAGCGCTGTTTCCCCTCAGTGCCCCGTCTTTCGACAACCCGGATTTCGTCGAGGTGGTGATTCATTCCTACCGCCATCGCTTCATGTACGCACCGGGCGACCCGACGCTGGAGTGGATGGAGGAACGACTGACCGCGCAACCGGCCATCAGTGTGCCGAGCATCTCCCTGTGCGGTGCCGACGATGGCGTTGGGCCTGCAGTTGAGTTCGACGAAGACGCCGAACATTTCAGCGGTTTCTACGAGCGTCGGGTGCTCAGCGGCGTCGGCCACAACATTCCCCAGGAAGCCCCCCAGGCCACGCTCAGGGCATTGCTGGATCTGCTTGAAGGCTGA
- a CDS encoding lysozyme inhibitor LprI family protein: MSPRLFLGLTPLLFIGVVQANDCANATTQGAMNQCAAQENKAADDELNSLYKQITARLKDDPQAKQLLVKAQRAWISFRDAECNFSASGVEGGSVYPLIHSNCTTAVTKARVETFKTYLKCEEGDLSCPVPGA, from the coding sequence ATGTCCCCACGCTTGTTTCTGGGCCTGACACCGCTGCTTTTTATCGGCGTCGTCCAAGCCAATGACTGCGCCAATGCGACCACCCAGGGAGCGATGAACCAGTGCGCAGCCCAAGAGAACAAAGCCGCTGACGACGAGCTGAACAGTCTGTACAAGCAGATCACTGCGCGTCTGAAAGATGACCCGCAGGCCAAGCAATTACTGGTCAAGGCACAGCGGGCCTGGATCAGCTTCCGTGACGCCGAATGCAATTTTTCTGCGTCCGGGGTCGAAGGGGGTAGCGTCTATCCGCTGATTCACAGCAATTGCACCACTGCCGTAACCAAGGCCCGGGTCGAGACGTTCAAGACCTACCTCAAGTGCGAAGAAGGCGACCTGAGCTGCCCGGTCCCTGGGGCTTGA
- a CDS encoding AraC family transcriptional regulator — MSVSTPLHVAPDDGVNQRRAELAELMKRFAPGFGVHPTAIEALHLIRSDQPTEALHTVHKPGLCVIVQGRKEVRLADECYVYDSLNYLVVSVTLPLAGQVIEASPEHPYLCIRLDIDPAQICRLIADANPIEVPTQRTGRGLFLDRIDAPLLDAVLRLLRLLESPDDIATLAPLAQQEIFYRLLRGAQGQRLHEIAIPDTQTHRINRAIEWLNTHYAEPLSIDSLAQMINLSPSALHHRFKAVTAMSPLQYQKQLRLQEARRLLLAENSDVSSIGYKMGYESPSQFSREYSRLFGASPSKDIARLRAQLLQASSA, encoded by the coding sequence ATGTCGGTATCCACGCCCTTACACGTAGCGCCTGACGACGGCGTCAACCAGCGCCGTGCCGAACTGGCGGAACTAATGAAGCGCTTCGCCCCGGGATTCGGCGTTCATCCCACGGCCATCGAGGCCTTGCACCTGATCCGTAGCGACCAGCCAACCGAAGCCCTGCACACGGTCCACAAACCCGGTTTGTGCGTGATCGTCCAGGGGCGCAAAGAGGTTCGGCTGGCGGATGAATGTTACGTCTATGATTCGCTCAACTACCTGGTGGTCTCGGTTACCCTGCCGTTGGCTGGCCAGGTGATCGAAGCCAGCCCCGAGCACCCCTACCTGTGTATTCGTCTGGATATCGACCCGGCGCAGATCTGTCGTCTGATCGCCGACGCCAACCCCATCGAGGTACCGACCCAACGGACCGGTCGCGGGTTATTCCTGGACCGCATCGATGCGCCACTGCTCGATGCGGTGTTGCGCTTGCTGCGGCTGTTGGAGAGTCCAGACGATATCGCCACTCTCGCGCCCTTGGCCCAACAGGAGATTTTTTACCGACTGCTACGGGGTGCCCAGGGCCAGCGCTTGCACGAAATTGCCATCCCCGACACGCAAACCCACCGTATCAATCGCGCAATCGAGTGGCTCAACACTCATTATGCCGAACCGCTGAGCATCGATAGCCTGGCACAAATGATCAATCTCAGCCCTTCGGCACTGCATCATCGCTTTAAGGCCGTGACCGCCATGAGCCCGCTGCAATACCAGAAACAGCTGCGCCTGCAGGAAGCCCGACGGCTGCTGCTGGCGGAGAACAGCGACGTTTCGTCAATCGGCTACAAAATGGGCTATGAAAGCCCCTCGCAATTCAGCCGCGAATACAGCCGTCTGTTCGGCGCCTCGCCGAGCAAGGACATCGCCCGGCTGCGTGCCCAGCTCTTGCAGGCAAGTAGTGCCTGA
- a CDS encoding SDR family oxidoreductase: protein MSAIQNKVVVITGASSGIGEAAARLLAAQGARVVLGARRVDRLQALVQELAAEGQQAACKAVDVTRRDDVQSLIDFAVERFGKVDVIVNNAGVMPLSKLEALKVDEWDRMIDVNIRGVLHGIAAGLPLMQRQRSGQFINIASIGAYTVSPTAAVYCATKFAVRAISEGLRQEVGGDVRVTVISPGVTESELAESISDEGGRAEMHEFRRIAIPAEAIARAIAYAIEQPADVDVSELVVRPTASPF, encoded by the coding sequence ATGTCCGCTATTCAAAATAAAGTTGTGGTCATCACCGGCGCCAGCAGCGGTATTGGCGAAGCCGCCGCACGGTTGCTGGCTGCCCAGGGCGCCCGAGTGGTGCTGGGTGCGCGGCGCGTCGATCGTTTGCAGGCACTGGTGCAGGAACTCGCAGCCGAGGGCCAGCAGGCAGCATGCAAAGCCGTAGACGTGACGCGTCGTGATGACGTCCAGAGCCTGATCGACTTCGCTGTCGAGCGATTCGGCAAGGTCGATGTGATCGTCAACAACGCCGGGGTCATGCCACTCTCCAAACTCGAGGCGCTGAAAGTTGACGAGTGGGATCGCATGATCGACGTCAACATTCGTGGCGTACTCCACGGCATCGCCGCCGGTTTGCCTTTGATGCAACGCCAGCGCAGTGGCCAGTTCATCAACATCGCTTCCATTGGTGCCTACACGGTCAGCCCGACCGCAGCGGTGTATTGCGCCACCAAGTTCGCCGTGCGGGCGATTTCCGAGGGTTTGCGCCAGGAGGTTGGCGGTGACGTGCGGGTGACGGTGATTTCCCCTGGCGTAACCGAGTCGGAGTTGGCCGAAAGCATTTCCGATGAAGGCGGGCGCGCCGAGATGCACGAGTTTCGCCGGATCGCCATTCCCGCCGAGGCGATTGCCCGGGCGATTGCCTACGCCATTGAGCAGCCGGCCGATGTGGACGTCAGCGAACTGGTGGTGCGTCCGACGGCCAGCCCGTTCTGA